A window of the Cystobacter fuscus genome harbors these coding sequences:
- a CDS encoding helix-turn-helix domain-containing protein: MSRTMDFAASTFSISRFVEDVRGVVPVAGRASHERLPDGRTILVFRVLEEGRKGDVCVAGPRTRALFKNATGVERAVILQFKPGWSAQLLGVAASALTDRIVHLEDIWGRSGGDLCLELLAARSLPEMLDRLSHAIALRAQQTSDPASARLARRAVRLLEGDEVRVESVAERLGVTARHLRRAFTESVGIGPKDFARAVRLRRAVGMAATSKDWGRIAADAGYYDQAHLIADFRELVGLTPGAFGKALPSVMCSKRSCREHLNTAPIRLELLSKARRARPITSAR; the protein is encoded by the coding sequence GTGTCGCGCACGATGGACTTCGCCGCCTCGACCTTCTCAATTTCCCGCTTCGTCGAGGACGTTCGTGGTGTCGTGCCAGTCGCTGGACGCGCGAGTCACGAACGGCTGCCCGACGGAAGAACGATCCTTGTCTTTCGAGTGCTCGAGGAGGGTCGGAAAGGGGATGTGTGCGTCGCGGGCCCGCGAACGCGGGCGCTGTTCAAGAACGCAACCGGCGTCGAGCGGGCGGTCATCCTTCAGTTCAAGCCGGGCTGGTCGGCGCAGCTCCTGGGCGTGGCGGCGAGCGCGCTGACGGACCGGATCGTGCACCTGGAAGACATCTGGGGCCGTTCGGGCGGCGACCTCTGCCTCGAGCTCCTCGCGGCGCGAAGCCTGCCGGAGATGCTCGACCGACTCTCCCACGCGATCGCCCTTCGTGCCCAGCAGACATCCGACCCGGCATCGGCACGGCTCGCTCGCCGCGCGGTTCGCCTGCTCGAAGGGGACGAGGTTCGGGTGGAGAGCGTAGCGGAGCGGCTTGGCGTCACGGCGCGGCATCTTCGCCGTGCCTTCACGGAGAGCGTCGGCATCGGGCCGAAGGATTTCGCGCGGGCCGTTCGCCTGCGGCGTGCCGTGGGAATGGCGGCGACCTCGAAGGACTGGGGACGCATCGCCGCGGACGCGGGTTATTACGACCAGGCGCACCTCATTGCCGACTTCCGGGAGCTCGTCGGGCTCACACCGGGCGCCTTCGGGAAGGCGCTCCCAAGCGTGATGTGCTCGAAGCGCTCATGCCGCGAGCACCTCAACACAGCCCCTATCCGTCTTGAGCTCCTCAGCAAGGCGAGACGAGCGCGCCCGATAACGTCCGCTCGCTAG
- a CDS encoding GAF domain-containing protein, whose amino-acid sequence MAWGLIVEPNGACSSKYQVLMADLGLEPVCVQDGKAARTMLTNHDEAPAVVMTELSLAGVDGFQLVREVRRHSPKTRIIVLSSFVTLRTKALEQKDMLDIQGILAKSAPLESIRRMLYRVLGIQPPEPTASATPPGPLPMLAPLESPSPSPTPTASPVSASTLTLARERARLAQIASMRLVDEGPPDEMLQGLVQETARAFNVPIALVSLVLEERQWFMAHVGLSGKVLEERGTEREVALCAHVVEADQAEPLVVPDAATHPVFSGNRLVREGLFRSYAGAPLITREGTVLGTLCILDQKPLAISAEQVDGLVALARRVAGELEFRAQLSKSRQALTLERSAHEAVRLQADVLAVALNGLDDAVVLFDHRRIILFANESMALLAERNASELMGMDRHTFIRLLSSRFKDSLDFLRRILIPEEGPYVAREDFELKSSPRVLRWMSRPVAFADGHFGQLTTYRDVTNEVELAQSRT is encoded by the coding sequence ATGGCATGGGGACTGATTGTCGAGCCGAATGGTGCATGTTCATCGAAGTATCAGGTCCTGATGGCTGACCTCGGCCTCGAGCCCGTCTGCGTCCAGGATGGGAAGGCCGCCAGGACCATGCTCACGAACCACGACGAGGCGCCCGCCGTGGTGATGACCGAACTGTCCCTCGCGGGGGTGGACGGCTTTCAGCTCGTTCGCGAGGTCCGGCGGCACTCGCCCAAGACCCGCATCATCGTGCTCTCCTCCTTCGTGACGCTGCGCACCAAGGCCCTCGAGCAGAAAGACATGCTCGACATCCAGGGCATCCTCGCCAAGAGCGCCCCCCTGGAATCCATCCGCCGGATGCTCTACCGCGTGCTCGGCATCCAGCCGCCCGAGCCCACCGCGAGCGCGACCCCGCCAGGCCCGCTGCCCATGCTCGCCCCCCTCGAGTCTCCGAGCCCGTCCCCGACGCCCACGGCCAGCCCGGTCTCCGCGAGCACCCTGACCCTGGCAAGGGAGCGGGCGCGTCTGGCCCAGATCGCGAGCATGCGACTCGTCGATGAGGGGCCTCCAGACGAGATGCTCCAGGGACTGGTGCAGGAGACGGCGCGAGCCTTCAACGTCCCCATCGCGCTCGTGTCGCTGGTGCTCGAGGAGCGGCAGTGGTTCATGGCCCACGTCGGGCTCAGCGGCAAGGTGCTCGAGGAGCGCGGCACCGAGCGCGAGGTGGCGCTCTGCGCCCATGTCGTGGAGGCGGACCAGGCCGAGCCCCTGGTGGTCCCCGACGCCGCCACCCATCCCGTGTTCAGCGGCAACCGACTGGTGCGCGAGGGTCTGTTCCGCTCGTACGCGGGTGCGCCCCTCATCACCCGGGAGGGCACGGTGCTGGGAACACTGTGCATCCTCGACCAGAAGCCACTGGCCATCTCCGCCGAGCAGGTGGACGGGTTGGTGGCACTGGCGCGCCGGGTGGCGGGGGAGCTCGAGTTCCGCGCCCAGTTGAGCAAGAGCCGGCAGGCCTTGACGCTGGAGCGGAGTGCCCATGAGGCGGTCCGCTTGCAGGCGGACGTCCTGGCGGTCGCGCTCAACGGCCTGGATGACGCGGTGGTGCTCTTCGACCACCGGCGCATCATCCTCTTCGCCAACGAGTCCATGGCGCTGCTGGCGGAGCGCAACGCGTCGGAGCTCATGGGCATGGATCGGCATACCTTCATCCGCCTTCTCTCCAGCCGCTTCAAGGACTCCCTGGACTTCCTGCGGCGGATCCTCATTCCCGAGGAGGGCCCGTACGTGGCGCGGGAGGATTTCGAGCTCAAGTCCTCACCGCGCGTGCTGCGCTGGATGTCCCGGCCGGTGGCCTTCGCCGATGGCCACTTTGGCCAGCTCACCACCTACCGGGACGTGACGAATGAGGTGGAGCTCGCTCAGAGCCGAACCTAG
- a CDS encoding bifunctional cytochrome P450/NADPH--P450 reductase, which translates to MTPSLLPIPQPRPWPLVGNLTDLDAEQSILSIMELARLHGPIFRLVFFGQSLIVVGSQELVNELCDETRFGKLVHSSLRELRAIGGDGLFTAHTEEPNWGKAHRILMPAFGPLGVRDMFAPMLDVAEQMLLRWERFGAGAVLDVPDQMTRLTLDTLALCAFDYRFNSFYQDALHPFVGAMVDGLHEAGVRADRPEVLNRLLLPSARRYAEDIRLMHAVADQIITERRRDPDAGQKNDLLGRMLSARDPVTGETLSDENIRYQMVTFLIAGHETTSGLLSFALYLLLKNPRVLHAARARVDEVLGGDTPRLEHLPSLRYVEQILMETLRLWPTAPAFAVRAYEDTVIGGRYAITPQDAVMIFPPILHRDPKVWGPDVEAFRPERFDREAEARLPPNAWKPFGNGQRACIGRPFALQEALLVLSMILRRFDLIEDDPSYTLKIKETLTLKPEGFRIRARRRDLAALKSRSPVPGAPRGTPAPEPTPALARTEGPRTPLLVLYGSNTGSAQAFAQRIGSDAPSHGYSVRVAPMDEHAGRLPTQGAVIVLTASYEGQPPDNARQFVAALEAAPAGAFAGVKYTVFGCGNRQWARTYQAVPLQVDALLEQAGATRLKPRGEADASEDFFGAFDAWYATLWPALAATFGQEAAGTSEAPRLQVEVVRDNRSTLLRQEDLGAGQLVENRELVNLASPHARSKRHLEILLPEGMTYRAGDYLAVLPRNPGVSVERALRRFGFAQDSQIIVHKEGARLTALPTGYPIAVSELLTSYVELGQPATRAQVETLAKATRCPPEKQPLEALAQEALYRREVLDKRVSVLDLLERFPACELSFAAFLEMLPPLKARQYSIASSPLWNEHRCALTVAVVDAPAYSGQGRYLGVTSNYLAALAPPTRVSVAVRPSHPRFHPPTDPQEPLVMICAGTGLAPFRGFLQERALQAREGRRVGPALLFFGCDHPDADFLYREELEAWQRAGIVDVRPAFTYAPEGEVTFVQHRVWKDRADVAGFFQRGATVYVCGDGRRMAPAVRETLVRIYEEATQVPREEAEQWALRMEREQGRFVADVFA; encoded by the coding sequence ATGACCCCGTCCCTCCTCCCCATTCCGCAGCCCCGCCCCTGGCCGCTCGTGGGCAATCTCACCGATCTGGATGCCGAGCAGTCCATCCTGAGCATCATGGAGCTGGCCCGCCTCCACGGCCCCATCTTCCGGTTGGTGTTCTTCGGCCAATCGCTCATCGTCGTGGGCTCGCAGGAACTGGTGAACGAACTCTGTGACGAGACGCGCTTCGGCAAGCTCGTCCACTCCTCGCTCCGGGAGCTCCGAGCCATCGGCGGGGATGGGCTGTTCACCGCGCACACCGAGGAGCCCAACTGGGGCAAGGCCCACCGCATCCTCATGCCCGCCTTCGGGCCGCTCGGCGTGCGCGACATGTTCGCCCCCATGCTCGACGTGGCCGAGCAGATGCTCCTGCGCTGGGAGCGCTTCGGCGCGGGGGCGGTGCTCGACGTGCCGGATCAGATGACGCGGCTCACGCTCGACACCCTCGCGCTCTGCGCCTTCGACTACCGCTTCAACAGCTTCTACCAGGACGCGCTGCACCCGTTCGTGGGCGCCATGGTGGATGGCCTCCACGAGGCGGGGGTCCGCGCGGACCGCCCGGAGGTGCTCAACCGGCTCCTGCTGCCGAGCGCCCGGCGCTACGCGGAGGACATCCGGTTGATGCACGCGGTGGCCGACCAGATCATCACGGAGCGGCGGCGCGATCCGGACGCGGGCCAGAAGAACGACCTGCTCGGCCGCATGCTCTCCGCGAGGGATCCGGTCACCGGGGAGACGCTGTCCGACGAGAACATCCGCTACCAGATGGTGACGTTCCTGATCGCGGGGCACGAGACGACGAGCGGTCTGCTCTCGTTCGCGCTCTACCTGCTCTTGAAGAATCCCCGGGTGCTCCACGCCGCGCGCGCCCGCGTCGACGAGGTGCTCGGTGGCGACACGCCGCGCCTGGAGCACCTGCCCTCCCTGCGCTACGTGGAGCAGATCCTCATGGAGACCCTGCGCCTGTGGCCCACGGCGCCCGCCTTCGCCGTGCGGGCATACGAGGACACCGTCATCGGTGGGCGCTACGCCATCACTCCCCAGGACGCGGTGATGATCTTCCCGCCCATCCTGCACCGGGACCCGAAGGTGTGGGGGCCCGACGTGGAGGCGTTCCGGCCCGAGCGCTTCGATCGCGAGGCGGAGGCACGGCTGCCCCCCAACGCCTGGAAGCCCTTCGGCAATGGCCAGCGCGCCTGCATCGGGCGGCCCTTCGCCCTCCAGGAGGCCCTGCTCGTCCTGTCGATGATCCTGCGGCGCTTCGACCTCATCGAGGACGACCCGTCCTACACCCTGAAGATCAAGGAGACGCTCACCCTCAAGCCCGAGGGTTTCCGCATCCGCGCGAGGCGGCGCGACCTGGCCGCGCTCAAGTCCCGGAGTCCCGTGCCTGGCGCGCCGCGAGGGACACCCGCGCCGGAGCCCACCCCGGCCCTGGCGCGCACCGAGGGCCCCCGCACGCCCCTGCTGGTGCTCTACGGCTCGAACACGGGCTCGGCGCAGGCGTTCGCGCAGCGCATCGGGAGCGATGCGCCCTCCCACGGCTACAGCGTGCGGGTCGCGCCCATGGATGAGCACGCGGGCCGACTGCCGACCCAGGGCGCGGTCATCGTCCTCACCGCCTCGTACGAGGGCCAGCCCCCCGACAACGCCCGCCAGTTCGTCGCCGCGCTCGAGGCGGCCCCGGCCGGAGCGTTCGCGGGCGTGAAGTACACGGTCTTCGGCTGCGGCAACCGGCAGTGGGCGCGCACGTACCAGGCCGTTCCCCTCCAGGTGGATGCCTTGCTGGAACAGGCGGGCGCCACCCGGCTCAAGCCGCGCGGCGAGGCGGATGCCTCCGAGGACTTCTTCGGGGCCTTCGACGCCTGGTACGCGACGCTGTGGCCCGCGCTCGCCGCCACCTTCGGCCAGGAGGCCGCCGGGACGTCCGAGGCGCCCCGGCTCCAGGTCGAGGTGGTGCGCGACAACCGTTCCACCTTGCTGCGGCAGGAGGACCTGGGCGCGGGACAGCTCGTGGAGAATCGGGAGCTGGTGAACCTGGCCTCCCCGCATGCCCGCTCCAAGCGGCACCTGGAGATCCTCCTGCCCGAGGGAATGACGTACCGGGCCGGGGACTACCTGGCCGTCCTCCCCCGGAATCCGGGGGTGAGCGTCGAGCGCGCCCTGCGCCGGTTCGGCTTCGCCCAGGACAGCCAGATCATCGTGCACAAGGAGGGCGCCCGGCTCACGGCGCTGCCCACCGGCTACCCCATCGCCGTGAGCGAGTTGCTCACCAGCTATGTGGAGCTCGGACAGCCCGCCACCCGGGCCCAGGTCGAGACGCTCGCGAAGGCCACGCGCTGCCCGCCGGAAAAGCAGCCCCTGGAGGCGCTCGCCCAGGAGGCGCTGTACCGGCGCGAGGTGCTCGACAAGCGCGTGAGCGTGCTGGACCTGCTGGAGCGCTTCCCCGCGTGCGAGCTGTCCTTCGCCGCGTTCCTGGAGATGCTGCCTCCGCTCAAGGCCCGGCAGTACTCGATCGCGTCCTCGCCGCTGTGGAACGAGCACCGCTGCGCGCTCACGGTCGCCGTCGTCGATGCGCCCGCGTACTCGGGCCAGGGCCGCTACCTCGGCGTGACCTCCAACTACCTCGCCGCCTTGGCGCCCCCCACCCGCGTGTCCGTGGCGGTGCGGCCCAGCCACCCTCGCTTCCATCCCCCGACGGATCCCCAGGAGCCCCTGGTGATGATCTGCGCCGGTACCGGGCTCGCCCCCTTCCGGGGATTCCTCCAGGAGCGAGCCCTCCAGGCCCGGGAGGGCCGGCGCGTCGGACCGGCGCTGCTCTTCTTCGGCTGCGATCACCCGGACGCGGACTTCCTCTACCGCGAGGAACTGGAGGCCTGGCAGCGCGCCGGGATCGTGGACGTGCGACCCGCCTTCACCTACGCGCCGGAGGGCGAGGTGACCTTCGTCCAGCACCGTGTCTGGAAGGATCGCGCGGACGTGGCCGGGTTCTTCCAGCGGGGCGCCACGGTGTACGTCTGCGGCGATGGCCGGCGCATGGCGCCAGCGGTGCGGGAGACGCTGGTGCGCATCTACGAGGAGGCCACCCAGGTGCCGCGCGAGGAGGCCGAGCAGTGGGCCCTGCGGATGGAGCGCGAGCAAGGCCGCTTCGTGGCGGATGTCTTCGCGTGA
- a CDS encoding TetR/AcrR family transcriptional regulator has translation MSKEPTQSAGRADILAAALHEFADHGFTGATTAGIARRAGVTQPLVHHHFGSKQGLWSAVLTQFYQDLTAALEHTIQQVEAEGVDRRTRLARLLHSLMAFFGRRPELSRLLRVESSASGAMAEEIHTRWVSKQVELFRRELAAAMEDGTLPPVDPRMAYPLIIGACIQPFSEPETIRLAFGLDMHHPVNVEQYANFAVDVLLRGLGVPPEPPRPPRTRRR, from the coding sequence GTGAGCAAGGAACCCACGCAGAGCGCGGGGCGCGCCGACATCCTCGCGGCGGCGCTGCACGAATTCGCCGACCATGGCTTCACGGGCGCCACCACGGCGGGCATCGCCCGGAGGGCGGGCGTCACCCAACCCCTGGTCCATCATCACTTCGGCTCCAAGCAGGGGCTGTGGAGCGCGGTCCTGACCCAGTTCTACCAGGACCTCACCGCCGCCCTCGAGCACACCATCCAGCAGGTGGAGGCGGAGGGCGTGGATCGGCGGACACGGCTGGCGCGGCTGCTGCACTCCCTGATGGCCTTCTTCGGCCGGCGCCCCGAACTCAGCCGCCTGCTGCGCGTCGAGAGCAGTGCGAGCGGCGCGATGGCCGAGGAGATCCACACCCGGTGGGTCTCCAAGCAGGTGGAGCTCTTCCGGCGCGAACTGGCCGCCGCCATGGAGGACGGCACGCTGCCGCCGGTGGATCCGCGGATGGCCTACCCGCTCATCATCGGGGCCTGCATCCAGCCCTTCTCCGAGCCGGAGACGATACGGCTCGCCTTCGGCCTGGACATGCACCATCCGGTCAACGTGGAGCAGTACGCGAACTTCGCCGTGGACGTGCTGCTGCGAGGCCTCGGCGTGCCCCCCGAGCCGCCCCGCCCCCCGCGGACACGGCGCCGCTGA
- a CDS encoding Crp/Fnr family transcriptional regulator, which yields MTDERMQAWRPLILSGRWFQEIPEELRARLLDAAVVRRLSSGQRLFSRGDRPCGLYCVVEGAVRISGVSESGKEALLMLMEPPNWFGEISLIDGQPRTHDAVAEGATRVLQVPQAALKTMLAQEPRYWRDFALLMSHKLRLMFIALEELSLLPAPARLARRLLMIAEGYGNLHEGPRRVIDVSQEQLALMLAISRQTTNQILKELEARGAVRLTYGKIELLSLEKLRDAASPSP from the coding sequence ATGACAGACGAGCGCATGCAGGCCTGGCGGCCCCTCATCCTCAGTGGTCGCTGGTTCCAGGAAATTCCCGAGGAGCTGAGGGCCCGATTGCTCGACGCGGCCGTGGTGCGCCGGCTGAGCTCCGGCCAGCGGCTGTTCTCACGCGGAGACCGGCCCTGCGGGCTGTATTGCGTGGTCGAAGGCGCCGTCCGTATCAGCGGGGTGAGCGAGAGCGGCAAGGAAGCGCTGCTGATGCTGATGGAGCCGCCCAACTGGTTCGGGGAGATCTCCTTGATCGACGGCCAGCCGCGCACCCACGATGCCGTCGCCGAAGGCGCCACCCGCGTGCTGCAGGTGCCACAAGCGGCGCTGAAGACGATGCTCGCCCAGGAGCCGCGATATTGGCGCGACTTCGCCCTGCTCATGAGCCACAAGCTGAGGCTCATGTTCATCGCGCTGGAGGAACTGTCGCTGCTGCCCGCTCCGGCCCGCCTGGCGCGGCGCCTCCTGATGATCGCGGAAGGCTATGGGAACCTGCACGAGGGCCCGCGGCGGGTCATCGATGTCTCGCAGGAGCAGCTCGCGCTGATGCTGGCGATCTCGCGGCAGACGACCAACCAGATTCTCAAGGAGCTGGAGGCCCGGGGCGCCGTCCGCCTGACCTACGGGAAGATCGAGCTCCTCAGCCTGGAGAAACTCCGGGACGCGGCGAGCCCTTCGCCATGA
- a CDS encoding DUF962 domain-containing protein, producing MKTLVDHLAQYAAYHRDRRNIATHFVGIPMIVLAVATLLSRPGFEVLGVVLSPATVFSLASALFYWRLDGRYGLVMTLLLGGSLWFGQVLATQATATWLSAGLGLFVVGWIIQFVGHYYEGRKPAFVDDLIGLIVGPLFVVAELGFFLGLRDEVRREVEARVGPTCIRRGNEARA from the coding sequence ATGAAGACGCTGGTGGATCATCTCGCTCAATACGCGGCCTATCACCGCGACCGTCGCAACATCGCCACGCACTTCGTCGGCATTCCGATGATCGTGCTGGCCGTCGCCACCCTGTTGTCTCGCCCCGGCTTCGAGGTGCTCGGGGTGGTGCTCTCACCGGCCACGGTCTTCAGCCTCGCGTCGGCGCTCTTCTACTGGAGGCTCGACGGACGCTACGGTCTGGTCATGACCCTGCTGCTGGGGGGATCGCTGTGGTTCGGTCAGGTGCTGGCCACCCAGGCCACGGCCACCTGGCTGAGCGCGGGGTTGGGCCTGTTCGTCGTCGGGTGGATCATCCAGTTCGTCGGGCACTACTACGAGGGTCGCAAGCCGGCCTTCGTCGATGACCTCATCGGGCTGATCGTCGGGCCCCTGTTCGTCGTCGCCGAGCTGGGCTTCTTCCTCGGGCTGCGGGACGAAGTGCGCCGCGAGGTGGAGGCGCGGGTGGGGCCGACCTGTATCCGTCGCGGGAACGAGGCCCGCGCGTAG
- a CDS encoding winged helix-turn-helix transcriptional regulator — protein sequence MSTPTRKASATEALSLPEPCPLVEFVTLVSGKWAIPLLYRLIINDGPIRFRELQRAARPITQKELTKQLRLLETRGLVHRTVYPEMPPHVEYEATPVARQLLGSLESIAAWMRTHGRSLHSEKPAAPRRTTGHPPPEKSKA from the coding sequence ATGAGCACGCCAACGCGCAAGGCCTCCGCCACAGAAGCGCTCTCACTGCCCGAGCCGTGCCCGCTCGTCGAATTCGTGACCCTGGTTTCGGGGAAGTGGGCGATCCCCCTGCTCTACCGCCTCATCATCAACGACGGGCCGATTCGCTTCCGTGAGCTGCAGCGAGCGGCGCGCCCGATCACGCAGAAGGAGCTCACCAAACAACTCAGACTGCTCGAGACACGTGGACTGGTCCACCGCACGGTCTATCCCGAAATGCCGCCACACGTCGAATACGAGGCGACCCCCGTGGCCCGCCAACTGCTCGGATCCCTCGAGTCGATCGCTGCCTGGATGCGCACGCACGGACGGTCGCTGCATTCCGAAAAGCCGGCAGCGCCCAGGCGGACCACCGGTCACCCACCTCCGGAGAAGTCGAAGGCGTGA
- a CDS encoding malonic semialdehyde reductase: protein MAEPLGDLVLDRVFRTARTFNSYTDRPVDEATLRALHELWKWGPTSTNQQPLRVVWCVSDAAKARLAALCAPGNAKKVLAAPVSAVLGMETNFVHYLPRVFPHTDARGWYGDDRRLIEESAFRNSSLQAAYLIIAARLLGLDTNPMSGFDEEKVNEAFFAGTAVRVNFITTLGYGDSATLYPRAPRLEFEETNQIQ, encoded by the coding sequence ATGGCCGAACCCCTTGGGGACCTTGTGCTGGATCGGGTGTTCCGCACGGCGCGCACCTTCAACAGCTACACGGACCGTCCTGTCGACGAAGCAACCCTCCGTGCGCTGCATGAGCTCTGGAAATGGGGACCCACATCGACGAACCAGCAGCCGCTCCGTGTGGTCTGGTGCGTCAGCGACGCGGCGAAAGCCAGGCTGGCGGCGCTCTGCGCTCCTGGGAATGCGAAGAAGGTGCTGGCCGCGCCGGTGAGCGCCGTGCTCGGCATGGAAACGAACTTCGTCCACTATCTGCCTCGGGTGTTCCCGCACACCGATGCGCGTGGCTGGTATGGCGATGACCGGCGGCTGATCGAAGAGTCCGCTTTTCGGAATTCCTCTCTTCAGGCCGCCTATCTCATCATCGCGGCCCGATTGCTCGGCCTGGACACCAACCCGATGTCTGGATTCGACGAGGAGAAGGTCAACGAGGCCTTCTTCGCGGGAACGGCCGTGCGGGTGAACTTCATCACGACGCTGGGCTATGGCGATTCCGCCACACTGTACCCACGCGCTCCGCGGCTTGAATTCGAGGAAACGAACCAGATCCAATAA
- a CDS encoding IS66 family transposase yields the protein MDPARLEFHYESYAGHGGRFTLVNCWAHVRRKFVECEDRFPQATEAIELIGEVPVSPG from the coding sequence ATAGATCCGGCTCGTCTTGAATTCCACTATGAAAGTTACGCTGGGCACGGCGGGCGCTTCACCCTGGTGAACTGTTGGGCTCACGTGCGACGCAAATTCGTCGAGTGCGAGGATAGGTTTCCTCAGGCAACCGAAGCCATTGAGCTCATCGGCGAGGTACCCGTTTCACCGGGTTGA
- a CDS encoding DUF3943 domain-containing protein — MFRLTVLAACLCASASLAAEPVRLALPGLTGIQISPEVSGFYSEHLAQQLNFQGMRVPAPEVPAPEVPAPQSPVPSLPARRWDVPLAHTAGLVVGMRVSLSLLWPRHYDPSRLREGFSHLREAYTRPPEFHRDLPLLESDGDPWLLNTVGHGLFGSEIYSRARHCGQSPAAAFLATFLASTAWEYTLEAFHQRPSAVDLVWTPLAGALLGEGRYRLHRALVQGGGQSPGTARKVLFFVVDPLGEAERRLLGAGC; from the coding sequence ATGTTTCGACTCACCGTGCTCGCCGCTTGCCTGTGCGCAAGCGCGAGTCTCGCGGCCGAACCGGTGCGGCTTGCGCTGCCCGGACTCACTGGCATCCAGATCTCACCCGAAGTTTCTGGCTTTTACTCGGAGCACCTGGCGCAGCAGCTGAACTTCCAGGGCATGAGGGTGCCCGCGCCCGAGGTGCCTGCGCCCGAGGTGCCCGCGCCGCAATCGCCTGTGCCATCGTTACCCGCCCGCCGCTGGGACGTGCCGCTGGCCCACACCGCGGGGCTGGTGGTGGGGATGCGCGTCTCGCTCTCCCTTCTCTGGCCGCGCCACTATGACCCGAGCCGGCTGCGCGAGGGGTTCTCGCACCTGCGCGAGGCCTACACCCGGCCGCCCGAGTTCCACCGGGACTTGCCGCTGCTCGAGTCGGATGGGGACCCGTGGCTGCTCAACACCGTGGGCCATGGCCTCTTCGGCAGCGAGATTTACAGCCGTGCCCGCCACTGTGGCCAGTCTCCGGCGGCGGCCTTCCTGGCCACCTTCCTGGCCTCCACGGCGTGGGAGTACACGCTGGAGGCCTTCCACCAGCGCCCCAGCGCGGTGGATCTGGTCTGGACGCCGCTGGCCGGGGCCCTGCTGGGCGAGGGGCGCTACCGCCTGCACCGGGCGCTGGTGCAGGGCGGCGGGCAGAGCCCGGGCACTGCGCGCAAGGTGCTCTTCTTCGTGGTGGACCCGCTGGGCGAGGCGGAGCGGCGGCTGCTGGGCGCGGGCTGCTGA
- a CDS encoding imm11 family protein: MNTQTKYYDLHDDMRIRKRWHLRMPVDAQGEWIDTWQFNEGRVLDIPGPIRFPVRPTGVVLEYTLSMGIPVVHRRVVSLFERLGIDKEVQFIPAEVEGQTEPWFILNTLQVIRCIDDARCEEVLYWKPEDDRPDKLGGYRNVRGLKVDPEKIGEANVFRPWGWLVTLIVSERVKQALEEESITGIDFAAV, translated from the coding sequence ATGAACACACAGACGAAATACTATGATTTGCACGACGACATGCGCATCCGTAAGCGCTGGCATTTGCGCATGCCTGTCGATGCTCAGGGCGAGTGGATCGACACCTGGCAGTTCAATGAGGGGAGGGTCCTCGACATCCCGGGGCCTATCCGCTTCCCGGTGAGGCCCACGGGCGTCGTGCTCGAGTACACCCTGTCCATGGGCATTCCCGTTGTCCACCGTCGGGTCGTCTCCCTCTTCGAGCGTTTGGGTATCGACAAGGAAGTCCAGTTCATCCCCGCCGAGGTGGAAGGTCAGACAGAGCCCTGGTTCATCCTCAATACCCTTCAGGTCATCCGGTGCATCGACGACGCCCGGTGCGAGGAAGTCCTCTACTGGAAGCCAGAGGATGACCGTCCAGACAAACTGGGTGGATACCGGAACGTCCGAGGACTCAAGGTGGACCCGGAGAAGATCGGCGAGGCCAACGTCTTCCGGCCCTGGGGCTGGCTGGTGACACTCATCGTCTCCGAGCGCGTCAAGCAGGCCCTGGAGGAGGAGAGCATCACCGGCATCGACTTCGCTGCCGTGTGA
- a CDS encoding head protein, producing MTIFKRILEAQERLGEAHEDAQSPEEKESFRLAIDALWFIWTNGQTDEFADYRKDAEADAPARVVAAFSTREEAEAWLSANPKPPNSAYVLIADEYHLVMCSRERGIRALAPHPTLELHLEELMRGGLPPAVAAFDTREEAKTWLASQAEPPGEAVIQIGGEHFLAVYYRNINYRALFPFSGVKGP from the coding sequence GTGACGATCTTCAAACGTATCCTCGAAGCACAGGAGCGCCTCGGGGAGGCTCATGAGGACGCTCAATCCCCCGAGGAGAAGGAGTCGTTCCGGCTCGCCATCGACGCGCTCTGGTTCATCTGGACGAATGGCCAGACCGATGAGTTCGCGGACTACCGGAAAGATGCCGAGGCGGACGCTCCCGCCAGAGTCGTCGCCGCTTTCAGCACGCGAGAAGAGGCGGAGGCGTGGCTGAGCGCCAACCCCAAGCCACCCAACTCCGCTTACGTGTTGATCGCGGACGAGTACCACCTCGTCATGTGCTCACGTGAGCGGGGGATTCGCGCACTTGCCCCGCATCCGACCCTCGAGCTCCATCTCGAGGAGCTGATGCGCGGCGGCCTCCCCCCGGCCGTGGCGGCATTCGACACGCGAGAAGAGGCAAAAACCTGGCTCGCCAGCCAGGCCGAGCCGCCAGGGGAGGCCGTCATCCAGATTGGGGGCGAGCACTTCCTGGCGGTGTACTACCGGAACATCAACTACCGCGCCCTCTTCCCCTTCTCCGGGGTCAAGGGACCCTGA